A stretch of Polypterus senegalus isolate Bchr_013 chromosome 3, ASM1683550v1, whole genome shotgun sequence DNA encodes these proteins:
- the ap4b1 gene encoding AP-4 complex subunit beta-1: MPYLGSEETVKELNRALSNPNVQSDKLRYRNVIFKVIKYMTQGLDVSPLFMEMVKASATVDIVQKKLVYLYMCSYAALKPDLALLAINTLHKDCADRNPMVRGLALRSMCSLRMPGITEYIQHPILMGLRDKAAYVRRVAVLGCAKMRNLQPDVEIDAALVNELYGLLRDPDPVVMVNCLRALEEMLKQEGGVVINKPIAHHLLNRIKDLDPWGQSEVLTFLLRYTPRTEEELFDVLNLLDDSLHSVHSGVLAATICLFLRLSSAHPAVQADVLERARGPLLSACTAQCRELRFAALCHVQQILRSLPSLFAEQYKKFFCSYSEPNYIKFRKMEILIELVNDNNVAVILEELRAYCTDISPELAQAAIFAIGRIGQNYSEKCMSILTSLLGLKQEHITSAVVQMFRDLVWLCPQCTDLVCQALVDCEDYILDSEVIFLLLNG; the protein is encoded by the exons atgcCATACTTGGGGTCTGAAGAGACAGTAAAGGAGCTGAACAGGGCCCTGTCCAATCCCAATGTGCAGTCAGACAAGCTGCGCTATCGAAATGTCATCTTTAAAGTCATCAA ATACATGACACAGGGATTGGACGTGTCTCCACTTTTCATGGAAATGGTGAAAGCCAGTGCCACAGTGGATATTGTCCAGAAGAAGCTGGTCTACTTGTATATGTGTTCTTATGCTGCACTAAAGCCTGACTTGGCCTTGCTGGCCATCAACACTCTGCATAAAGACTGTGCTGATCGTAACCCCATGGTCCGTGGGCTGGCACTGCGCAGTATGTGTAGTCTCAG AATGCCGGGGATAACTGAGTACATTCAACACCCTATTCTCATGGGGTTACGAGACAAAGCTGCTTATGTAAGAAGAGTTGCTGTTCTTGGTTGTGCCAAAATGAGGAACTTGCAGCCTGATGTTGAAATTG ATGCCGCTTTAGTGAATGAACTGTATGGCCTTTTGCGAGATCCAGACCCAGTTGTAATGGTGAACTGTCTTCGGGCACTTGAAGAAATGTTGAAGCAGGAAGGTGGCGTGGTTATCAATAAACCAATTGCTCATCATTTACTCAACAG aataaaagaTCTGGATCCCTGGGGTCAGAGTGAAGTCCTCACTTTTTTACTTCGCTATACACCTCGCACAGAGGAAGAGCTGTTTGATGTTCTCAACCTGCTTGATGACTCCCTGCACAGTGTACACAGTGGAGTCTTGGCTGCCACAATCTGCCTCTTTCTTCGGCTGTCTTCTGCTCACCCTGCAGTACAGGCCGATGTTCTGGAGAGGGCTCGGGGTCCTCTGTTGTCTGCTTGCACTGCTCAATGCAGAGAGCTGCGTTTTGCAGCATTGTGTCACGTACAACAAATCCTCCGCAGCTTACCTAGTCTATTTGCTGAACAGTATAAAAAGTTTTTCTGTAGCTACTCGGAGCCCAACTATATTAAATTCAGAAAGATGGAGATCCTTATTGAGCTGGTGAATGACAACAATGTGGCTGTTATTCTCGAGGAACTACGAGCTTACTGTACTGATATTTCTCCAGAGTTGGCACAAGCTGCTATTTTTGCTATTG GGCGCATTGGACAGAACTATAGTGAGAAATGTATGAGTATTTTAACCAGCCTTCTTGGATTGAAGCAAGAGCATATCACATCAG CTGTGGTGCAGATGTTTCGTGACCTGGTTTGGTTATGTCCCCAGTGCACAGACTTGGTTTGTCAGGCTCTGGTGGATTGTGAGGACTATATCTTGGACAGTGAGGTAATCTTTCTGTTATTAAATGGATGA